CAGGCCGCTGTTCACCAGCTTCCAGATATTTTCAAGAGTCCTTTCATGCTTTATTTCGAAGGGTTTAAATACCACGAAATAGCACATGTTCTCAATGAGCCCTTAGGTACAATCAAGAGTCGTATTCATTTTGCTCGTAAATTGTTGAAGGAACAGATCAGCAGAAATTAAATCTTCACAACTTGGCTCAACAAGCACTCGTTATTGGCAGCGGCTTTGCCGGCATGTCCGTGGCTACCTTTCTTGCTCATGAAGGATGGGACGTTACGGTTTTAGAAAAACATGATCAACCTGGCGGCAGGGCAAGGCAGCTGAAAGCCGATGGATTTACATTTGATATGGGCCCAAGCTGGTACTGGATGCCTGATGTGTTCGAACACTATTTCAACCAGTTTGGGAAAAAGGTGAGTGATTATTACGAGCTGAAAAGACTCGATCCTTCCTACCGCATTTATTATTCCAACGACGTAGTTGATATTCCCGCTGATTACAATGCCATGAAAACCCTGTTCGAAACAATTGAACCGGGTGCAGGTAAACGGCTCGATCAGTTTATGGATGAAGCGGCATATAAATATGAAGTGGGTATTCAAAAGCTTGTGTACAAACCCGGCTTATCGGTAACGGAGTTTGCAGACATGGATCTCATGAAAGGCATTTTTAAATTAGATGTCTTTGCTTCCATGAAAACACATGTTCGAAAATATTTTTCTGATCCACGCTTGAGGGAACTTATGGAATTTCCTGTTCTTTTTTTAGGAGCATTGCCTGAAAAGATTCCTGCTCTTTATAGTTTGATGAATTATGCCGATGTAAAGCTGGGTACTTGGTATCCCATGGGTGGTATGTACGAGATCGTAAAAGCAATGCACCGATTGGCCGAAGAAAAAGGCGTGAAATTTTTATTCAACCACAATGTTGAAAGCATAACAACATCCGATGAAGTAGCAACAGGAGTTGTAGCAAACGAAACCTACTTTGAAGCTGATGTAGTGATCAGCGGAGCAGATTATCACTTCACCGATACCCATTTATTAAAACATCATTACCAGGGTTATTCAGAAGCATATTGGAACAACCGTGTAATGGCACCTTCCTGT
The DNA window shown above is from Lacibacter sp. H375 and carries:
- a CDS encoding phytoene desaturase family protein; protein product: MAQQALVIGSGFAGMSVATFLAHEGWDVTVLEKHDQPGGRARQLKADGFTFDMGPSWYWMPDVFEHYFNQFGKKVSDYYELKRLDPSYRIYYSNDVVDIPADYNAMKTLFETIEPGAGKRLDQFMDEAAYKYEVGIQKLVYKPGLSVTEFADMDLMKGIFKLDVFASMKTHVRKYFSDPRLRELMEFPVLFLGALPEKIPALYSLMNYADVKLGTWYPMGGMYEIVKAMHRLAEEKGVKFLFNHNVESITTSDEVATGVVANETYFEADVVISGADYHFTDTHLLKHHYQGYSEAYWNNRVMAPSCLLYYVGINKRLTNLPHHSLFFDTNFEKHGQEIYDDPKWPTEPLFYVSATTVTDSSGAPEGCENLFFLIPVASGLKGDTEEIRDQYFQQIIQRFEQRIGEPILDSIVYKRSYSVSDFVSDYNAFRGNAYGLANTLMQTAILKPSCRSKKVTNLFYTGQLTVPGPGVPPSLISGEVVAKLVNKQFAKKKQHS